A stretch of Cicer arietinum cultivar CDC Frontier isolate Library 1 chromosome 5, Cicar.CDCFrontier_v2.0, whole genome shotgun sequence DNA encodes these proteins:
- the LOC101513797 gene encoding choline/ethanolaminephosphotransferase 1-like, with the protein MYIGAHGIAALHRHKYSGVDHSYVAKYVLQPFWSRFVTIFPLWMPPNLITLTGFMFLLLSALLGYIYSPQLDTAPPRWVHFAHGLLLFLYQTFDAVDGKQARRTNSSSPLGELFDHGCDALACTFEALAFGSTSMCGRSTFWWWLISAVTFYGATWEYYFINTLILPVVNGPTEGLMIIYFAHFFTAIVGAEWWAQQFGKSLPFLNWLPFIADVPTYTAVLWLMVVFGAIPTITFNALNVYKVVKARNGSMLRALAMLYPFVVLSGGVLVWDYLSPSDIIANYPHLVVMGTGLAFGYLVGRMILAHLCEEPKGLKTGMCMSLLYLPFAIANALASRLNDGVPLVNERLVLFGYCAFTGSLYLHFATSVIHEITDALGIYCFRITRKEA; encoded by the exons ATGTATATTGGGGCTCATGGCATTGCAGCTCTGCATAGACACAAATACAGTGGCGTAGATCATTCCTATGTGGCCAAATATGTATTACAGCCCTTTTGGAGTCGGTTTGTTACTATTTTTCCCCTATGGATGCC TCCAAACTTG ATAACTCTGACAGGATTTATGTTCTTACTATTGTCTGCATTGCTTGGCTAT ATATACTCACCTCAATTGGACACAGCTCCTCCAAGATGGGTTCATTTTGCCCATGGGCTACTTCTGTTTTTATACCAG ACATTTGATGCTGTTGATGGGAAGCAAGCTAGGCGAACAAATTCTTCAAGCCCATTGGGGGAGCTGTTTGATCATG GGTGTGATGCACTTGCTTGTACG TTTGAAGCACTTGCTTTTGGGAGCACATCCATGTGTGGAAGAAGTACTTTCTGGTGGTGGTTAATATCTGCAGTTACATTTTATGGTGCAACCTGGGAGTA CTATTTCATCAATACACTTATACTTCCTGTTGTAAATGGACCTACTGAGGGTCTTATGATAATATACTTCGCTCACTTTTTCACTGCTATCGTGG GTGCTGAATGGTGGGCTCAGCAGTTTGGAAAGTCCTTGCCTTTTTTGAATTGGCTGCCATTTATTGCGG ATGTTCCAACATACACAGCTGTATTGTGGTTGATGGTAGTTTTTGGTGCTATCCCAACTATCACATTCAA TGCTCTTAATGTTTATAAGGTTGTGAAGGCAAGAAATGGAAGTATGCTCCGTGCATTGGCAATG CTTTATCCATTTGTTGTCCTTTCCGGAGGAGTGCTTGTGTG GGATTATTTGTCACCTTCTGACATCATAGCGAATTATCCACATTTAGTTGTTATGGGAACAGGACTTGCTTTCGGATATCTTGTG GGAAGGATGATTTTGGCCCACTTATGTGAAGAACCAAAGGGCCTAAAAACTGGAATGTGCATG TCCCTCCTGTATCTTCCATTCGCCATTGCTAATGCACTTGCGTCAAGGCTAAACGACGG GGTTCCATTAGTTAACGAGAGACTAGTTCTTTTTGGTTACTGTGCATTTACAG GATCACTTTACTTGCATTTCGCAACGTCTGTCATTCATGAAATTACAGATGCACTTGGAATATATTGCTTCAG GATTACAAGGAAGGAAGCTTGA
- the LOC101514362 gene encoding uncharacterized protein, which translates to MKALSKKNKRTKDEEGETNGVDNVVDLPLAKSNDDLHLVKSNKSEDDEQGKKMKKKKKKLSEKRKHKEYNEFQSNACESDDQGKMKKKIRLCDEKKLKEGDDFRINDGEDGEEGKKIKKKKKKRSEESKHKEYNEIESNEGEDGKQGKKIKKKKRSEESRDKVCNEIKSNECEDDDQGNKMKKEKLIEGSKLNECNDFRSSEGNDGVQDKKKKKKKKLSEESIHKEHDKFKSNECGDDGHGKKKKKKKKKKSIEGEDDGDQGKTMKKKELNHNSKSMESNDFNSNDSDAKANDQGKKRKKKKVAESVTGETPKSSKGRPWKPKRVTFSDQVEFCCDGLLRGKRFTPEEDEKIKAAVNDYIDSHCLGENGLDMILHCGSHPEIRGCWKEIAEVLPERPVRSVYERGHVLLENGQRCRWTPDELEFIRKSQEIHGSDWRPIADALGKSRFQVKDAWRRLKFTNLKQGQWSQDEYQTLFDLVNLDLRTRATEPYRKSMHGMLRDNISWEAIGNKLSTRNSSFCCKKWYEQLTTPLVASGEWCDTDDYRLISTLYTLDACCRDDVEWDDLLEHRSGDVCRLRWDQMVQHIGEHAGKSFIEQVEVLAKRFCPDLLEAREAFDNKPVIC; encoded by the coding sequence ATGAAAGCTTTGagcaagaaaaacaaaagaactaAAGACGAAGAGGGTGAAACCAATGGAGTCGACAATGTAGTTGATCTGCCTTTGGCCAAAAGTAATGATGATCTACATTTGGTCAAAAGCAATAAAAGTGAAGATGACGAGCAagggaagaagatgaagaaaaagaagaagaaactgagtgaaaaaagaaaacataaggAGTATAACGAGTTCCAAAGCAATGCATGTGAAAGTGATGACCAAGGAAAGATGAAAAAGAAGATAAGACTGTGTGATGAAAAGAAACTTAAGGAGGGTGATGACTTTAGAATCAATGATGGTGAAGATGGCGAGGAAGGCAAgaagataaagaaaaagaagaagaaacgaAGTGAAGAAAGCAAACATAAGGAGTATAATGAGATCGAAAGCAATGAAGGTGAAGATGGCAAGCAAGGCAAgaagataaagaaaaagaaacgaAGTGAAGAAAGCAGAGATAAGGTGTGTAATGAAATCAAAAGCAATGAATGTGAAGATGATGACCAAGGAAATAAGATGAAAAAGGAGAAACTAATTGAAGGAAGTAAACTTAATGAGTGCAATGACTTTAGAAGCAGTGAAGGTAATGATGGCGTGCAagataagaagaagaaaaaaaagaagaaactaAGTGAAGAAAGCATACATAAGGAGCATGACAAGTTTAAAAGCAATGAATGTGGAGATGATGGCCAtggaaagaagaagaagaagaagaagaagaagaaatcaaTTGAAGGTGAAGATGATGGTGACCAAGGCAAGacaatgaagaagaaggaaCTGAATCACAATAGCAAAAGTATGGAGAGCAATGATTTTAATAGCAATGATAGTGATGCTAAGGCTAATGATCAAGGcaagaagaggaagaaaaaaaaggttgCTGAGTCAGTTACTGGTGAAACTCCTAAGAGTTCAAAGGGTAGACCATGGAAACCCAAACGAGTAACTTTTTCTGATCAAGTGGAGTTTTGTTGTGATGGCTTATTGCGTGGGAAAAGGTTTACACCAGAAGAAGATGAGAAAATCAAAGCAGCTGTTAATGACTATATAGATTCTCATTGTTTGGGAGAGAATGGTTTAGATATGATTCTCCATTGCGGATCACACCCCGAAATTAGAGGTTGTTGGAAGGAAATTGCAGAAGTATTACCTGAGAGGCCTGTCCGGAGTGTGTATGAACGTGGTCATGTTTTGTTGGAAAACGGTCAGAGGTGTAGGTGGACACCTGATGAGCTTGAATTTATACGGAAGTCCCAAGAGATACATGGATCTGATTGGAGGCCAATAGCTGACGCTTTGGGTAAAAGTCGATTTCAGGTTAAAGATGCATGGCGTAGATTAAAATTTACCAATTTAAAACAAGGACAATGGTCCCAAGACGAGTATCAAACTTTATTTGATTTAGTGAACCTGGATCTGCGCACAAGGGCAACAGAGCCTTATAGAAAATCAATGCATGGTATGTTGCGAGATAATATTAGTTGGGAGGCAATTGGTAACAAATTGAGCACCCGAAACAGTTCATTCTGTTGCAAAAAGTGGTATGAGCAGTTAACAACGCCTCTGGTTGCTAGTGGTGAGTGGTGTGATACTGATGACTACCGCTTAATAAGTACTTTATATACTTTGGATGCTTGCTGCAGGGATGATGTAGAGTGGGACGATCTGCTTGAGCATAGGTCTGGTGATGTATGCAGGCTACGATGGGATCAAATGGTCCAACATATTGGGGAGCACGCAGGGAAGTCATTTATTGAGCAGGTTGAAGTTCTTGCAAAGAGATTCTGCCCCGACTTGTTGGAAGCAAGAGAGGCATTTGATAACAAACCCGTGATTTGTTGA